One part of the Vicinamibacterales bacterium genome encodes these proteins:
- a CDS encoding efflux RND transporter periplasmic adaptor subunit: MNTTLDPPQQVVAREPGSPAAVPPPPRWRMRAVLAGVVLAAAALVIVVSWPALFPAPSPQVLRASGRIEGREVTLAAKTIQGRVKRLLADEGQTVKAGQLLAELDAAQVEAQVNAAAAGVATLEAQVRQAALDVAYTAKNSEASIAAARATLSSAQAHVVRANAVMVNAAAAHERADALFRGGAISKHELDAAEMALRTSRADVAAAEKDVTRAEANLALAQASSDTIELKRQQLAALQQSRRSAAARLDEAQANLAERLIVAPEAGTIISRPAEVGDVVNPGSPIFQVVDMGRLYVKVYIPEPDIAKLRLGDPAEVFVDAFPGRSFAARISKIHDQAEFTPKNVETAEERLKLVFGVELALVNPEGLLKPGMPADTVIHFDAPREDDRAGVDGVKAAGARPRHGS, translated from the coding sequence ATGAATACCACGCTCGACCCCCCTCAGCAGGTCGTGGCGAGAGAACCGGGCTCGCCCGCGGCCGTGCCGCCGCCCCCACGCTGGCGCATGCGTGCCGTTCTCGCCGGCGTCGTGCTCGCCGCGGCGGCGCTCGTCATTGTCGTGTCCTGGCCGGCGCTGTTCCCTGCCCCGTCGCCGCAGGTCCTGCGAGCCAGCGGCCGCATCGAAGGGCGCGAGGTGACGCTTGCCGCCAAGACGATCCAGGGACGGGTCAAGCGGCTGCTGGCCGACGAAGGGCAGACGGTGAAAGCCGGACAACTGCTGGCGGAGCTCGACGCCGCGCAGGTCGAGGCACAGGTCAACGCCGCCGCCGCGGGCGTGGCGACGCTCGAGGCGCAGGTGCGTCAGGCGGCGCTCGACGTCGCCTACACGGCGAAGAACAGCGAGGCCTCGATCGCCGCGGCGCGCGCCACGCTCAGCAGCGCCCAGGCGCATGTCGTCCGTGCGAACGCCGTAATGGTCAATGCGGCAGCCGCGCACGAACGCGCCGACGCCCTGTTCAGAGGCGGCGCGATCTCGAAGCACGAGCTCGACGCGGCGGAGATGGCGCTGCGCACCAGCCGCGCGGATGTGGCCGCCGCCGAAAAGGACGTGACGCGCGCGGAAGCGAACCTGGCGCTCGCCCAGGCGTCGAGCGACACGATCGAGCTGAAACGCCAGCAGCTGGCGGCGCTGCAGCAGAGCCGGCGCTCCGCGGCGGCGCGGCTCGACGAGGCGCAAGCCAACCTGGCAGAGCGCCTGATCGTCGCCCCGGAGGCCGGCACGATCATCTCCCGTCCGGCAGAGGTCGGCGACGTCGTCAACCCCGGCTCCCCCATCTTTCAGGTCGTCGACATGGGGCGGCTGTACGTGAAGGTGTACATCCCGGAGCCCGACATCGCGAAACTCCGCCTCGGCGATCCCGCGGAGGTGTTCGTCGACGCCTTTCCGGGCCGCAGCTTCGCGGCGCGGATCTCGAAGATCCACGACCAGGCGGAGTTCACGCCGAAGAACGTCGAAACCGCCGAAGAGCGCCTCAAGCTGGTGTTCGGCGTCGAGCTGGCGCTCGTCAATCCCGAGGGCCTCTTGAAGCCCGGAATGCCGGCCGATACGGTCATCCATTTCGACGCGCCGCGCGAAGACGACCGAGCGGGGGTCGATGGTGTGAAAGCCGCCGGAGCGCGCCCGCGCCATGGATCCTGA